Genomic segment of Microbacterium sp. BH-3-3-3:
CGTCGTGCTCGTCGAGGACGAGCGCGGCGTGGAGCGCGTGCTGCTGGGCAAGGGCATCGGTTTCGGCGCGAAGCAGGGCGACAGCGTCGCCCCCGAGGCGACCGATCGGGTCTTCGTCGCCCTCGACGACGCCGACCAGCGCAACCTCGTCGAACTGCTGGCGCAGATTCCGGGGGAGTTCGTCGAGCTCACCCGGGCCATCGTGCTGGATGCCGAGAACTCCGGCATCCAGCTCGATGCGCACATCTACCTGACCCTCACCGATCACCTGCACTTCGCCGTGGAACGTCAACGGCGGGGGCTGCAGGTGACCAACCGCCTGGCGTGGGAGGTGCGGACGGTCTACCCCGGCGAGTACGAGGTGGGCCTTCGGGCGCTGGCGCTGCTGCGCGAGCGCACCGGCGTCGCCCTGCCCGACGAGGAGGCCGCCAACATCGCGTTCCATCTCGTCAACTCCGAGGTGGGGCGTCCGGCGGTCGATTCGATCCGCGTGGTGGGGCTGGTGTCGGACATCACCACGATCGTCACGCACTCCGGGGGCGTGGCGCTCGACGGCGACGATCTGCACACCCGGCGGTTCCTCACCCACCTGCAGTTCTTCGCCGAGCGGTTGTTCTCGGGCCGCCTGGCCGGGCAGGACGACGACCTGCTCTTCGCGACCATGACGCAGAAGCACCCGCGGGCGGTCGCCACGGCCGAGCGCGTGCGCGCCTTCGTGCGCAAGGAGCACGAGGTGGAGATCTCCGACGAGGAGGTCGGCTACCTCGCCCTGCACATCGCGCGGGCGCAATCCGCCTGAGCACCCCGCTGCGTCGTTGCGTGAGTCGCCGGAATTCGTCGCCCGGCGACGCCCCGGAGCGACGATTCCTGGCGACTCACGCGGCTCTCGGGCGGGGGCGTCCAGCCGCGGTGCAGGCGCGCCGGGTAACCTGGAAACCATGACCGATCAGCCCCCCGTGCGCTCCACCACGCCCCGGCAGGTGCGCCCCGAGGGGGCCCCGGCGAACACCGGCATCCGCGAGACGCGCCCCGCGCCGTCGACGCGCGTCCGCCAGGTGCGCCCCGCGACCGAGGGGTGGAAGCAGGCGACAGACGAGACCGGTCGTCCGCTGCTGCAGTTCGCCAGCCCGAAGCGCGGCAAGCCCCCCGTGCACCTCGCCGACCTCACCCCCGCGGAGCGGGTCGAGAAGGCCAAGGAGCTGGGCCTGCCCGGCTTCCGCGCGAAGCAGCTCGAGAAGCACTACTTCACGCACTACACGTCGGACCCCGCCGACATGACCGACCTGCCGGCATCCGGTCGCGAAGAGCTCGTCGCGGGAATGCTGCCGCCGCTGCTCACCGAGGTACGCCGGCTCGAGACCGACCGCGGCGACACGATCAAGTTCCTCTGGAAGCTGCACGACGGCGCGCTCGTCGAGTCGGTGCTCATGCGCTACCCCGGCCGCATCACGCTCTGCGTGTCGAGCCAGGCCGGGTGCGGCATGAACTGCCCCTTCTGCGCCACCGGCCAGGCGGGTCTGACCCGCAACATGTCGGCGGCCGAGATCATCGAGCAGATCGTGCGGGCCAACGCGCTCATCGCCTCCGGCGGCCTGGGCGGCAAGAAGCACGACGACCACTCGCTCGACCGCGTCAGCAACATCGTCTTCATGGGCATGGGTGAGCCGCTCGCCAACTACGCGCGGGTCATGCAGGCCGTGCGCGTGATGGTCGACAAGGACCACGGCCTGGGCATGAGCGCCCGCGGCATCACCGTCTCGACCGTCGGACTCGTGCCCGCGATCAAGAAGCTCGCCGATGAAGACATCCCGGTGACGTTCGCCCTGTCGCTGCACGCTCCCGACGACCACCTGCGCGACGAGCTCATCCCGGTGAACTCCAAGTGGAAGGTCGACGAGGCACTGGATGCCGCGCGCAACTACTTCGACAAGACCGGCCGCCGTGTCTCGATCGAGTACGCCCTGATCAAGGACATGAACGACCACGCCTGGCGCGCCGACCTGCTGGCCGAGAAGCTCAACGCCCGCGGTCGCGGCTGGGTGCACGTGAACCCCATCCCGTTGAACCCGACTCCGGGGTCGATCTGGACGGCATCCGAGGTGCCCGTGCAGAACGAGTTCGTGCGCCGGTTGAACGACGCGGGCATTCCGACGACCCTCCGCGACACCCGCGGCAAAGAGATCGACGGCGCCTGCGGTCAGCTCGTGGCGACCGAAGACGACGCGGTGGCGGCCGCGGCGACGCCCGTCGGCTGACGCCCGCCGGTCCGTTCGGCGGCTGACGCCCGCCCGTGCGTTCGGCGGTGCCCGTCGAGCGCTCTCGCCGCCCCGGGCATAAACGCTCTTCCTGTGCATAAACGCGCTGGCTGAGCGTTCATGCGCAGGATCGGCGTTTCCGCGTGGGGGTGGCGGCCGCGCGTCCACCGATCGGTGGATGCCGAGTCCACCGGTCCGTCGTTCCCCGCCGGGGCCGCGCGCGGTCAGACTGAGGGCATGAGCGAACACGTCGTGCGGGTGCAGAACCTGCGCAAGACCTACCGCGGAGGCGTCGAAGCGCTGCGCGGGGTCTCTTTCGACATCCGACGCGGCGAGACGTTCGCGGTGCTCGGCCCCAACGGCGCCGGCAAGAGCACCGTCATCGAGATCCTCGAGGGCTACCGCGATCGCACGAGCGGTGAGGTGAGCGTGCTCGGCGTCGACCCGCACCGCGGGGGCCTCGACTGGAAGGCGCGACTCGGCATCGTCCTGCAGAACACCGGCGAGGCGCCGACCGCGACCGTGCGGGAGCTCCTCGCCCACTTCGCCTCGTTCTACCCGCGCCCGCGGGACGTCGACGAGGTCATCGCCGCGGTCGGTCTCACCGAGGAGGCCACGGTCAGCGTGCGCAAGCTCTCGGGCGGGCAGCGTCGCCGCGTCGACGTGGCGCTGGGGATCATCGGCCGCCCCGAGCTGCTGTTCCTCGACGAGCCCACCACCGGCTTCGATCCCGAGGTGCGGCGGCAGTTCTGGGACCTCATCCGCCTGCTCCAGGCGGAGGGCACCACCATCCTGCTCACGACCCACTACCTCGACGAGGCCGCCGAGCTCTCGGAGCGCGCCGCGATCATCGTGGCCGGGCAGGTGGCATCCGTGGGCCGCATCGACGAACTCGGCGGACCCGACGCCCGCGTGCCGTTCGTGCGGTGGCGCGAGGGCGGGGTGACGCGCGAGCAGCGCACCGACGACCCGGGCGCGTTCGTCGCGGCCCTCTACGCCCGAGGCGGTGAACCCGAGCGGCTCGAGGTCGTGCGGCCGAGCCTCGAAGACGTGTACCTGTCGTTCCTCGGTGCCGATGAGCGCCGCACCGCGGCTGCGGGGGGTGCCGCGTGAGCCGGGTCCTGCGGCTCGGTGCCGCACGCGTGGGGTTCGAGGTGCGCGCGTACTTCCGCCAGGGCGACTCGGTGTTCTTCACCTTCCTGTTCCCCGTGATGATCCTGCTGATCTTCGCCGTCGCCTTCGACGCGCAGACCTTCGGTCCCCCGGGCGACGAGGTGAAGGCCGCGCAGTTCTACCTGCCCGCCATGCTCGCCGCGGGCGTGCTGCTGTCGGGTCTGCAGAACATGTCGATCGACATCGCGATGGAACGCAGCGACGGCACCCTCAAGCGCCTCGGTGGCACTCCACTCAGCCCCGTGTCGTACTTCATCGGCAAGCTCGGGCAGGTGCTGGTGACCGGCTTTCTGCAGTCGGTGCTGCTGATCGTCGTCGCGGCGGTCTTCTTCGGCGTGCCGCTGCCCACCGAACCGGAGCGCTGGCTGACCTTCGCGTGGGTGTTCCTGCTGGGCGTCACCACCTGCGCGATCCTCGGCATCGGGCTCTCGGCCCTCCCGCGCACTGGTCGCAGCGCCACCGGCGTCGTCATCCCGATCGTGCTGCTGCTGCAGTTCATCTCGGGGGTCTACATCAACTTCGCCGCCCTGCCGGAGTGGCTGCAGAACGTGGCGAGCGTGTTCCCGCTGAAGTGGCTGGCGCAGGGCTTCCGCTCGGTCTTCCTGCCCGAGGGCTTCGCCGCGGCCGAGCCGTCGGGGTCGTGGGAGCACCCGCTGATCCTGCTCGTGACGGGACTCTGGCTCATCGTGGGGCTCGCGGTGGTGCGGGCGACGTTCCGATGGATCCGGAAAGACGCGTGAGGGGCGCGGGAACCGTCGCCTCCGGCGGCGCCGTAGCGACGGGGACCGATAGCCCGCGCGGGGAGCGGGAGCGGGCGGATGCCGTGGCCTCGGCCGTGCGCGGATGGACCCTGGTCTACGCAATCGCGGGTGCCGTGGGCATCGCGATCGCCCTCGTGGCCGGGAGCATCGGGGCGGTCCCGTGGGGGCCGGCGCTCGTGGCGCTGGGAGCCGTCGTCGTGCACGCCGCGCTCGTGCTCGTCGTCCTCCCTCGTGTGCTGAGCGAGCAGGGAGCGCCGCGGGTCGCCACGGGGCTGGCGGTGTCGACGCTGCTGCTCCTTCCCCTGGCCATCGCGTGCGTGCCGTGGATCGCGATGCTGCAGTTCGCGGCGTACCCCCTGCTCTGGGTGATCTCGTCGCGCCGGCGCACGGCGATCGCCTGGACCGCCCTGTCGAGCGTGCTCGTGCTCGTCGCGCTGGCCTGGGGCGGCGACGGCGGCGCGTGGGAGCGCGCCGCGATCATCCAGGCGACGTCGTTCGCCGGCAACATCGGCCTCGGTCTGTGGTTCACCGCCGTCTACCGGCACGCAGCCGAGACCCAGGGCCTGCTCGATCGACTCACCGCCGCGCAGGACGAACTCGCCGCCCTGCACCGCGATACGGGCGTCGTCGAGGAGCGTGGACGTCTGGCCGCCGAACTCCACGACACCATCGCGCAGACGCTGGCGGGGACGGTGCTGCTCGTTCAGCGCTCGCGCCGGGAGCTCGCGGCGGGCGTCCTGGCCGACTCCACCCTCGCCCTGGTCGAAGAGGCCGCGCGCGAGGCCCTCACCGAGACGCGCACCCTCGTCGCGGGCGGGGCGCCCGTGTCGCACGGCGAGGGGCTGGTCGCCGCCCTGACGGTGCTCGTCGATCGCCTCGGCCGCGAATCGGGGCTGCGCATCGACCTGCGCGCCGACGCCGTCACGGGCCTCGACCGCGAGAGCGAGGTCGCGCTGCTGCGGTGCGCCCAGGAGGGCCTGTCGAACGCCCGCCGGCACTCGGGTGCACGACGTGTCGAGGTGACGCTGACCGAGCGCGACGACGGCGTGGAACTGCGCATCGCCGACGACGGCGCCGGCTTCGACCCCGCCGCCCGGGCGCAGGGGTTCGGGCTCGAGGGGCTCCGCGCGCGGCTCGGGCACCTCGACGGCGACCTGCTGATCGACGGCAGCCCCGGGGCCACGGTGCTCACGGCTCGCGTTCCGCGCGCGGCGGTGCGCGCGTGACCGGCCGTGTGATCCGCGTCGTGGTCGTCGACGATCATCCGATCGTGCGGGCCGGGCTCACCGGCATCCTGGATGCCGCCGACGACATGTGCGTGGTGGGCGTGGCCGCCGACGGGATCGAGGCGGTGACCGTCGTGGAGCGCGAACGCCCCGACGTGGTGCTGATGGACATGCGGATGCCGCGCCGCGACGGCGATGAGGCGACGGCGATGCTGCGCGAGAGCGTGCCGACGGCGCGGATCATCGTGCTGACGACCTACGAGAGCGACGACGTCATCGTGCGGGCCATCGCCGCCGGGGCGACCGGGTACCTGCTGAAAGCCGCGCCCGAGCAGGAGTTGCTGGCGGGGATCCGCGCCGTGGCCGCCGGCGAGGTGGCCCTCGCGCCGAGCGTGGCGCGCGTGCTCGTCGCGCAGACCGGGCGACCCGCCGAGAGACCTGCGCTCACCGCCCGCGAGGTCGAGGTGCTCGGCCACGTCGCGCAGGGACTCAGCAACCGCGAGATCGGTGTGCGCCTCCACCTCGGCGAGGCCACGGTCAAGACGCACCTGCTCAAGGCGTTCGCCAAGCTCGACGTCGCCGACCGCACCCGCGCCGTCACGCGGGCGATGGAGCTCGGCATCCTGTGACGCGGTGCGCGCGGCCGATTTCGCCACCAGGGGATTCGGGCCCCGGTGTCGGGGGCCGCGGCTAGCGTGGAGTGATGGTCGGTTATCGCTATCTCGGAAACAGTGGATTCAAGATCTCGGAGATCACCCTCGGCAACTGGGTGACGCACGGGTCGCAGGTCGCAGACGATGCGGCCATCAAGACGGTGCACGCCGCGCTCGACGCGGGCATCACGACGTTCGACACCGCCGACGGCTACGCCAACGGAGCGGCCGAGACGGTTCTCGGAAAGGCCCTCGAGGGTCAGCGGCGCGAGTCGCTCGAGATCTTCACGAAGGTGTACTTCCCCACCGGTCCCGCGGGCCCGAACGACACCGGGCTCAGCCGCAAGCACATCATGGACTCCATCAACGGGTCGCTGAAGCGCCTCGGCACCGACTACGTCGACCTGTACCAGGCCCACCGGTTCGACTACGAGACCCCGCTCGAAGAGACCTTCCAGGCCTTCGCCGACGTGGTGCGGCAGGGTAAGGCCCTCTACATCGGTGTGTCCGAGTGGACCGCCGAGCAGCTGCGCGAGGGACACGCGCTGGCGAAGCAGCTCGGCATCCAGCTCATCTCGAACCAGCCGCAGTACTCCATGCTGTGGCGCGTCATCGAGGGCAAGGTGGTTCCCGCCAGCGAAGAGCTCGGCATCTCGCAGATCGTCTGGTCGCCCATGGCGCAGGGCGTGCTGAGCGGCAAGTACCTGCCGGGCCAGCCGGCGCCCGAGGGCTCGCGCGCCACCGACGAGAAGAGCGGCGCCACCTTCATCAAGCGCTTCTTGAACGACGACACGCTCGAGGCCGTGCAGCGCCTCACGCCCATCGCCGACGAGGCCGGGCTCGCCATGCCGCAGCTCGCGATCGCGTGGGTGCTGCAGAACCCCAACATCGCCGCGGCCCTGGTGGGAGCCTCCCGTCCCGAGCAGCTCGCCGACACGGTCAAGGCGTCGGGCGTCACCCTCGATGCCGACACGCTCGCCGCCATCGACGCGGCGCTCGGCGACGAGGTGTTCTCCGACCCCGAGAACACGTACGAGGTCTCGCCGAAGCAACGACTGGTCTGACGACCGTTCGGGCGGGTCGGACGTTCGCGTCCGGCCCGCCCGACTCATTCCGGGGTCGCGCGCCCCCGGTCCTCGCTCATCTGATCGACAGGAACGCGTCTTACCCTCATCGAATGTCCTTTTCCGATCCACGACCCGGCCGCTTCGGCTCCGACGGTCGCATCGAGTTCACGACGGACGAGGAACGCGCGCAGTACCTCGACGACATCCTCGCCGCGCAGACCGCGGCGGCCCGTCCCGCGCCGCACGACCACACGTCCGAGCCGTGGGGAGCCCCACCCGCCGACGACGACCCGACGCTCCCGATCGAGCGCCGCCCCGCCGAGCCGCGTGAAGCGGATCGCGCGGGCGCCGAGAGCGAGACCACCCCGCTCCCGGCCGCAGACGCCGGCGCCGACGAGACGGTCGTGCTCGATCGCGAGGCTGACGCGGTGACCTCCGCGCACGACGAGCCCGCAGCGCACGGCGAGCCCGCAGCGCACGGCGAGCCCGCAGCGCACGGCGAGCCTTCCGCGAACGGCGAGCCCGATGCCGTCGCCGCCCCGGTGGCATCCGATCCCCGCCCGCCGCGCCTGCGCCGACACGACCCGCGGCGCCCGCGCCTGTCGCTCGTGCGGCGGATGGCGGTGCTGGGCGGGGCCGACAACGACGTGCTCGACGAGGTTCCCGAAGAGGTGCCGCGCTTCGTGCAGATGTTCCTGGTGCTCGCGGGAACGGCGCTCGTCTCGTCGCTGTCGATGATGTTCGCCCTGCTCACCGGGGTGCGCGTCAGCATCTTCCTCGCGATCCCGCTGGCCCTGATCTGGGGCCTCATCATCTACAACCTCGACCGCTTCCTCACCTCGACGATGCGCTCGACGAGGAACGTCTTCCGCCTGCTCGGCCTCGCGTTCCCCCGCATCATCATGGCGGCGCTTATCGGCATCGTCGTCGCCGAGCCGCTCGTGCTGCAGGTGTTCCAGAACGACATCGCCCGCGAGGTGAACTCCACCAACGTCACCCAGGCCTTGACCGATCAGGATGCCGTGACCAGCGGTCCCGAGAAGCAGGCCCTCGACGCCGCGAGCGCCCAGGTGTCGGCCCTCGAGAACCAGGCGGCCACCGGTATCGTCAGCGGAACCTCGTCGACGTCGGCCGAGTCGGCCGCGGCGCAGCAGACCGTCGACCAGCTCACCCAGCAGCTCGTCGCTCAGCAGAGCGTCATCGACCAGGCGCGCGCGGTGTACCAGTGCGAGCTCACCGGCCAGGGCGCGGGC
This window contains:
- a CDS encoding aldo/keto reductase family protein gives rise to the protein MVGYRYLGNSGFKISEITLGNWVTHGSQVADDAAIKTVHAALDAGITTFDTADGYANGAAETVLGKALEGQRRESLEIFTKVYFPTGPAGPNDTGLSRKHIMDSINGSLKRLGTDYVDLYQAHRFDYETPLEETFQAFADVVRQGKALYIGVSEWTAEQLREGHALAKQLGIQLISNQPQYSMLWRVIEGKVVPASEELGISQIVWSPMAQGVLSGKYLPGQPAPEGSRATDEKSGATFIKRFLNDDTLEAVQRLTPIADEAGLAMPQLAIAWVLQNPNIAAALVGASRPEQLADTVKASGVTLDADTLAAIDAALGDEVFSDPENTYEVSPKQRLV
- a CDS encoding PRD domain-containing protein, translating into MQIIKKVLNSSVVLVEDERGVERVLLGKGIGFGAKQGDSVAPEATDRVFVALDDADQRNLVELLAQIPGEFVELTRAIVLDAENSGIQLDAHIYLTLTDHLHFAVERQRRGLQVTNRLAWEVRTVYPGEYEVGLRALALLRERTGVALPDEEAANIAFHLVNSEVGRPAVDSIRVVGLVSDITTIVTHSGGVALDGDDLHTRRFLTHLQFFAERLFSGRLAGQDDDLLFATMTQKHPRAVATAERVRAFVRKEHEVEISDEEVGYLALHIARAQSA
- a CDS encoding ABC transporter ATP-binding protein, translating into MSEHVVRVQNLRKTYRGGVEALRGVSFDIRRGETFAVLGPNGAGKSTVIEILEGYRDRTSGEVSVLGVDPHRGGLDWKARLGIVLQNTGEAPTATVRELLAHFASFYPRPRDVDEVIAAVGLTEEATVSVRKLSGGQRRRVDVALGIIGRPELLFLDEPTTGFDPEVRRQFWDLIRLLQAEGTTILLTTHYLDEAAELSERAAIIVAGQVASVGRIDELGGPDARVPFVRWREGGVTREQRTDDPGAFVAALYARGGEPERLEVVRPSLEDVYLSFLGADERRTAAAGGAA
- the rlmN gene encoding 23S rRNA (adenine(2503)-C(2))-methyltransferase RlmN encodes the protein MTDQPPVRSTTPRQVRPEGAPANTGIRETRPAPSTRVRQVRPATEGWKQATDETGRPLLQFASPKRGKPPVHLADLTPAERVEKAKELGLPGFRAKQLEKHYFTHYTSDPADMTDLPASGREELVAGMLPPLLTEVRRLETDRGDTIKFLWKLHDGALVESVLMRYPGRITLCVSSQAGCGMNCPFCATGQAGLTRNMSAAEIIEQIVRANALIASGGLGGKKHDDHSLDRVSNIVFMGMGEPLANYARVMQAVRVMVDKDHGLGMSARGITVSTVGLVPAIKKLADEDIPVTFALSLHAPDDHLRDELIPVNSKWKVDEALDAARNYFDKTGRRVSIEYALIKDMNDHAWRADLLAEKLNARGRGWVHVNPIPLNPTPGSIWTASEVPVQNEFVRRLNDAGIPTTLRDTRGKEIDGACGQLVATEDDAVAAAATPVG
- a CDS encoding response regulator transcription factor — its product is MTGRVIRVVVVDDHPIVRAGLTGILDAADDMCVVGVAADGIEAVTVVERERPDVVLMDMRMPRRDGDEATAMLRESVPTARIIVLTTYESDDVIVRAIAAGATGYLLKAAPEQELLAGIRAVAAGEVALAPSVARVLVAQTGRPAERPALTAREVEVLGHVAQGLSNREIGVRLHLGEATVKTHLLKAFAKLDVADRTRAVTRAMELGIL
- a CDS encoding sensor histidine kinase — translated: MRGAGTVASGGAVATGTDSPRGERERADAVASAVRGWTLVYAIAGAVGIAIALVAGSIGAVPWGPALVALGAVVVHAALVLVVLPRVLSEQGAPRVATGLAVSTLLLLPLAIACVPWIAMLQFAAYPLLWVISSRRRTAIAWTALSSVLVLVALAWGGDGGAWERAAIIQATSFAGNIGLGLWFTAVYRHAAETQGLLDRLTAAQDELAALHRDTGVVEERGRLAAELHDTIAQTLAGTVLLVQRSRRELAAGVLADSTLALVEEAAREALTETRTLVAGGAPVSHGEGLVAALTVLVDRLGRESGLRIDLRADAVTGLDRESEVALLRCAQEGLSNARRHSGARRVEVTLTERDDGVELRIADDGAGFDPAARAQGFGLEGLRARLGHLDGDLLIDGSPGATVLTARVPRAAVRA
- a CDS encoding DUF4407 domain-containing protein; protein product: MSFSDPRPGRFGSDGRIEFTTDEERAQYLDDILAAQTAAARPAPHDHTSEPWGAPPADDDPTLPIERRPAEPREADRAGAESETTPLPAADAGADETVVLDREADAVTSAHDEPAAHGEPAAHGEPAAHGEPSANGEPDAVAAPVASDPRPPRLRRHDPRRPRLSLVRRMAVLGGADNDVLDEVPEEVPRFVQMFLVLAGTALVSSLSMMFALLTGVRVSIFLAIPLALIWGLIIYNLDRFLTSTMRSTRNVFRLLGLAFPRIIMAALIGIVVAEPLVLQVFQNDIAREVNSTNVTQALTDQDAVTSGPEKQALDAASAQVSALENQAATGIVSGTSSTSAESAAAQQTVDQLTQQLVAQQSVIDQARAVYQCELTGQGAGTVPGCTGLAGAGASSEAAQAQLAQAQSSYDALSTQLQQAQSTLAAANTSGAEAAASSADQNKQQAEDQLPAARTQYESALAAYNARASSIADGNAGAVGLLSQITALERLSDREPALRWAHYLIAALFFMIELLPVLVKVLTGFGGPSLYEKAEKMRGQIALDRVTARTFRKRADVIADEAARVPVATA
- a CDS encoding ABC transporter permease, which translates into the protein MSRVLRLGAARVGFEVRAYFRQGDSVFFTFLFPVMILLIFAVAFDAQTFGPPGDEVKAAQFYLPAMLAAGVLLSGLQNMSIDIAMERSDGTLKRLGGTPLSPVSYFIGKLGQVLVTGFLQSVLLIVVAAVFFGVPLPTEPERWLTFAWVFLLGVTTCAILGIGLSALPRTGRSATGVVIPIVLLLQFISGVYINFAALPEWLQNVASVFPLKWLAQGFRSVFLPEGFAAAEPSGSWEHPLILLVTGLWLIVGLAVVRATFRWIRKDA